Genomic segment of Coffea arabica cultivar ET-39 chromosome 1e, Coffea Arabica ET-39 HiFi, whole genome shotgun sequence:
GCAAAAATTCCAAACGGGCAACTGCTTCCAAGCATTCCTTTCAATTTCTTCGAATGAAATATACCTCTATCTCACATCTAGGATAAACTTgttggagaaaagaagaaaccaACTTTTTCCTGTGTTGATTTACCATCCAATGCTCCTGGTAAATCCCTTATCCGCATCTGTTCTACAGTTTCAACCATCAGTATCACATGATGCTGATATTATTAGTCCTCACATATCAGACACAGACCACAAGTAGGCCTCCCTCTCTGTAGCTTGTTTCTCATTCATTCTCTTAAACATTTGCTTCTCAAAACCTAATAGATGCATAAGATCAAACAGATAATTAGTAGCAACAGTGATAACGTAAATGAGTTTGGACAAAAGCATCTTCATGGGGCCAATGTGCGAAACAACAGAAACCACATTACTGGTTATATCACTCTATAAAAGGTGGAAGTAAACTTACCACTGCTGCGATCAACGCCATCCCAGTGTCTCCCTGGTTTAATACCATAACGGTTTGGTGCAGCATCTAATCCTCTTCTTAGCCAGCTGTGACTGGGGATTTCCTGAGGAATGATGAAACCTGATTCTTTCATCTTCTCATCATCACCTAAATCTTCCATAACTGGCCCAAACTGCTTTTTCTTGACCAAGTGTGCCATAGGATCACCCCATCTGACTCTTTCCTTGAGCATTCTGTCAAGTTCAGGGTCATCTCTTCTTCTTGCAAATGGTTTGTCTTTCTCGCTCTCTAATTCCTGCAGTCTTGCTTCAGCTTCTCGTTTCTGTGCCAATCCTTTACCCCATTCCAATTTGACTTCCTTGGGCttctcttccttcttttgcGATTTTAAGAACTCATCTTTTGACATTCTCTTACCTGTTACTTTATCACGATAGACAGGTTCAGCACCACGACCACTTATAGAAGGATCCATTTCTTTAAACCTCAACatatcttctttcttctttctagCGATTTCTTCTTTGAGGTCTTGCCCAGTAACTAGACCAGTTTTCACCTGCTGCtttgaagttggagatttctccttcctttttcttggAGGAGAAAGGTCTAAAGCAGAGGATGCTTGTACAGCATCATTCTCATTCAAGTGCTGAGTGGCCTGTCGAGCAGAGAGATCACTTGATACATATCTATCCTTCCTACCTTTCCTTGGAGGTGAAAGATCTGCCACTGGAGAGGTATGCAAATGATCTTGATGAAAGCGACGGGGAGGAGAGAGGTCAGAATCTGGATCTCCAGGGCTTGATGTTTCTTCCCTAGTCAATGGCGATGGAGACAGATGGCGTACCCTTTGCCGTCGTGGGGGTGAAAGATTCACAACTTCTCTACGAGACTCCGAAGGTCCAAACCctgattttgatgatgaagtATCATATGAAGCCTTTCTCCTACGAGGAGGAGAAATATCCCTTTCATCCTTTTCTTTTAGGTAATGTTTCTGTCTTTGCCGAGGAGGTGAGAAATCTGCACCTGTTGCTCTTGATCTCCAATCAGGTTCTGGTGAAGGTGAATCGTTTCGAGTTGTACGTGTCCGTTCTAGCAACGACTCAGCATCACCTGTGCCAGGAGGCCTTAGCATGGGTTCTGGAGAAGGTGTATCATTCCGAACTCTTCTTTTACGAGGTGGTGACAGATCAGCATCTCGTCCGCTAGATGACCTCAGATCATGTTCTGGAGATGGTGTGTCAGCCCTCCGCCTACGTGGTGGTGAGATATCCAAGACTTTGTCACTAAAGTTTGATGTTTTAGGAGCATCAGAGATTGAAACCCAACCACTTCCATCCTCAGATATGGAGCCAAAAGGACGTCTAGCTCTAAGTAGCTCCAATCTCTTCATTCGTTTGACTTCAATGTCCTCATCAACCAGGGGCTTCTCTTCATCTGCACAGAACACCTTACATTAATCACAacttaaaaaattgaaaagtctTAGAAGGTACACTGTCAAAGGGGAGAATTTTGCTAACTTACCGGCTGAATCATTctcctcttcctcttcaattctcACTGGTTTTTGCCATATGGGATCTTCATCAACAACAACTACACCAGTATCAACCTGTTtagccttcttcttcttcttctttttctttttgtcctcTTCCTCATTCCCATCTTGATATCTTTTCAAATATTCCTTCAGCGACGAGGATGCACCAGCCATTTATTATCCTGCTTCAGAAGATTCAAAACAATAATTCATCAATCACCAATTAAAAACTAAATGTGCTAATTTCTTAATAAACTAGGTTCTCATCCATCGCCAGTTGTAACGTTGATTAGCTTTCATCCTACTGCCAAATGTAAAATCTCCAACCAATATCCCAGCTCCCAAGTGAAAGCACTAccataaaacacaaaaaaaaaaaaaaaattacctacGCAATCTACAAAATGCTCATTTTGGATTAAGACAAGGGTAAAATACTAAATTCTTTGCAACTAGAAGTAGACAAGGATTCAACTTTTACATCAAAGACCTAGTTTCTTTCCTACCTCAAATTCACAATTGAAAACAACCCTACTGATCGATTGTATCATTGAGGTAAACCACATACAAAAGAAAGACAACATGCACTAAGCAATGTCATTTAATCAACCAAAATATGATAAAAGCATTTAAAACCATTAGCCCTAATCCACTCCTGATTAGAACGAAACCCACAGATACCAGAACTTGCCCTAATTAAAGTTCATCTCCCAACCCCTCTTCTTTCTCTCTTGTaaggaagaaaataaattaaagtTCATCTTCCAAccccttttctttctctcttgtaAGGAAGAAACTAACGATTTCAGAAATTTACCCAATATTTTATAAATTCCAGTACCAAATCACTTGGTTTTTTGAATTATAGGAGGGTTTAAAAAAACCAGGAAGATACGGCAGTTGCGACGGCGGCGGCAACGGCGGCGATCGAGAGTGCAGTGGCGGGACCGGCGAGTGCAGCTGGGAAAACCAAACTGTAGCAGAGatgtttagaaaatatttttccctcttttttttttttggtcgatatatataatatattggTTCCAAGCAAAACTAGTGGGCCCTCCGTTAAGACAATGGAGGTGATATTGGGCCGTTGATCCACGTCCGTATCAGATATTAATAATTCTTAATCCAAGACTGGTACTAAAAGGCCAGCGGGAAAAACAGATATTTTTTAATGAACAATTGATAAAAAGTAATAAATGAAATATGGAAGTTATTAGTAGTAGTTAtgatttcaaaaaatatgagtgtggatttttctttttcttgggttTTTGATAAATATAAGAGTTAACAGTCATCTAATTTGTCGTGAAACGGGGGTAAAAATAGACAAATTATAACGATATACTATCTTTTTTAACACTCTACTGCTCTATCTGTAGAGAAATATTGGAAATACTAAAAGAGATTCATACTTAGTATATTAGAAAGGGACTCATACTTAATATATTAGAAAGAGACTCATACTAATACTAAACATTAttgcttttttaaaaaaataattgccTAGAAAAGACTCATAATTTCcacaataaaaaaagaaaagaaaagaggagagtcATAATTTCTTGTCCTCTATTATTGTGGACAAGGGATGAACTTGTTTTGTATACTAGGATTCGTATATTTCTAACTACGCTTTTTAATTAAAAAGCTATGCAAGATGTTGGAAGAAAGATATTTCAGTGAAGAAATTGAAATCCAACAACTGGCATGACAGTATCTggaaaattgcaaaattttacAACGTAGTACTTTGGTGTGATGTTAACAACCTAACATCAAGATGTTGGATTTTGCAAAGCTATGCACACAATTAGAGAGGCCATTTGAGTTGAGGTAGAGTGGTGCACTACTCGAGTCTAGATTTTGACTTGAGATAAAATAACTTAACTCGACCTCATCGATCTTTTAGAAGTTGAGTTCGAACTTGAACTCGACTTTAATTTATCTTACTTgaattcgaactcgagtttgaatttaattaaatctaatcgaATTAAATCAAACTTAATCAAGCTTGTTCAAGTGTAATTGAATTTAATTGAGCATATTCAAGTCTAATCGAGTTCAcgcaataaaaattaatattttacttataattttaaataaagaatattattgacatttcatgataataaatataaaaaaactaaaaaatatattataaaaagcTCGTTAGGCTCGTCAAGCCTTTGAGTATAAAATATTAGAGCTTGAATTCGACTCATGAGCTAAAAAGAatagctcgaactcgagctcgatctTAGTCGAAACAAGCTCGAGTTGAGTTGTTGACCGAATAGCTCGCGAGATTGAATCGAGTTACTTGGTTCAGCATCACCCTTACATACAATTTACTAAATACTTATTACAGGATGCTGTGGGAGTCGATATTTCTTGTATCTAAGGAGgggaacaaaaaaaataaaaaggaaaaggagaaaaacgTGAATCATACATTGATGGACAAGTACcccaaaaaacaagaaaaagtagTGATTCCGTGAATTGCATTTTCCCGTAGCACATAATGTGCCAATGCATTGTTCATCTTAGAATTGAAGTAGTGGTACAAAAGGGTCCAAATGATGTTTGGTTTCAAGTACATTAGTAAGGAGATCAAGGTGTAAAGGACCCAATTTATTTATCCTTTAACATATTACTATCGCACCATGAATCTCCCTCCCATAATTTCAAGAATTACCCATATTATGGGTTGTAGTTGTTATCGCACCAAAATTGTGTCTGAAGTTTTTTGATGACATCGTTTCCAACCTGGAATGCTTTGGTAAGAACATCAGGAGAAattggaggatctgatccgaATACAGCATTAGCAATGGTGATGACTCCTGGATTCTGGCTGCCAAAACCAGCAAAAGCAACAGCGTCGGTCTTTCCTTGGTTGAATTGGAAATGAATGAGGCCTTGCGGGAACACAAACACGTCTCCTGGATTCAAAACCTTGGTGAAGAGCTTATTCTTCATGTTCATGGCCGGATTTGAAGTGACGAAGCCAACAAGAAGAGTGCCCTCCAAAACAAAGAGGATCTCGGTAGCACGAGGGTGAATGTGGGGAGGGTTCAAACCATAAGGCGCAAAATCGAGGCGTGCTAAGGAAACACCTAAAGTGTTGAGTCCTGGAATTTGGTTCACATTTACTTGTGTTACATTAGACCCGAGTGGATTTGCTGTGCTTCCTGGCTTGTTAAGCCCAGGAAAGAAGAAATCTTTGGGTTTCACAAGCTTTGGATCCTTGCATATCTTTCCATTGACAAATACTGCATTAGCCAAGTTCAATGAAGTTAGTCTGCATGTGACAAAATTAACTAGTGCATTCATTTTAAGCACAACATGCAACAGTATAATACTATCAAAGAAAGTCACGATGAAAGTTTTGGAAATAACAGAGTTACCGGTGGCATTGGCATCAGGAACTGCCACACAAAAATCCTGCAATGGACTCGGATCAGATGCACAGACAATTGCGAAAACAAGTGTCAAGATGACTGCGGCCATATGGAAGCGAAAAGCCATGGTTATCAAAAAGGAATTATCCTACTATGATGAAACAATGTTTCTAATCAGATGGTGGAAGAATATGTGGGAAATATGCCTAATTTATAGCCATGTAAGGTTGAACTAGTCATTCTGTTTTCTTCTCTTGAAGGATAAAAAATGCTCCTTGAGTTCTTTGTAAATTATTTCTGCACAATTCAACTAATGAATGATTCTACAACAACTACTAGCGACTTCTCAATTATCTTTTCCTCATGCAAGTATGGAGAGACTCATTTGGCCATCTAGTTATTGTGAGGATCCAAACGCGGAATAAACAACTATTGAAATATTAAGTGCACAATAATTTAATGAGGAACAAGTCATAAGCATGAAAGATAGACGACATACAATATTTAACGTAGTTCGactccaccattgagcctacatccacggagagaaacctgttctttattaagagaggaaaaccctatacaagaatacaatttgaatccaaacccaacccttgtatcatctctcatctcccaagaaccctctctcacaccCCATGCATAAGGCTACATGATGCCCCTTGTGTCTCCTTGTGTTTCTCTTTGTGTGTTAtgccaacccacctatttatagataacatTACTGTCAAAAAACCAAATAATAATTGGAAACCAATATTATTTCTTAAACCCATATAGAGTAGGAAATAACATCTAGCTAAATAAGGCTTTACTtgactactatttcaagtaactaaaaccaattaggaaactagttacttccacacaaaataagaattctacctaaaagaaattaagccaatttcctaacaaatctccacattgacaaaaatttcttttagcaaccatttgccttcaactaccaaataatatggtaccaaactacacacccgaatcaatacagtcctgacaccaaattgattcaattgGCAAATGAACATGTGTAGTTATCCCGAGTCCAACCTCCAATTGACTCGTGAGAAGGTGCCTCAATTCACCATCTTCCTTTGTAGGATTTTTTCTCACCACCACTTGCAATCTGGGATCCCCTTCTGTGAGCCCTAACCCTAACTATTGAGGCAATCAAGTAGTAAAGTCACCATACTTCTTTCCATCATCAAGATTGTCTTGCCATGTGTGGTTTTCAAAACTGCACCTAAAACGAAAAACTCGTATCTGTCAGAGTCTTCTGGCGcatgaaaattagattttttttattttttttgggacaCGTGCCACACCATCCAAAGAGCataactaaaatctaaaatccaCCGAGATGAAGTATCAACCATTGGAGGTATGAGAAAGTCTCCACCAATTCACGTCCAAAATCAAAATTGGACTTCACCTTTTTCTTGACTCTTGAATCACCTGCCTAGATTCACCGTCAAGTATTTTTGTGCTTTTAGACTTCCCATCCTTCACCATCAATGCATTTTGCCAAACCATTGAAACAAGGATACCACtcattaaattgtttaattggtAATAGCCACCAACCCACTTAATCTCAATAGTTAACTAGGATCCAACTACGAACCTTGAGTAGACCAGTCTCGcaaccaaactctgataccacttgttaggatccaagtgcagaataaacaactattgaaatatcaagtgcacaacaatttaatgcGGAAcaagccacaagcatgaaagatagacgacacacaatatttaacgtggttcggctccaccattgagcctacatccacggagagaaacctgttctttattatgagaggaaaatcttttacaagaatacaacttgaatccaaacctaacccttgtataccatctctcatctcccaag
This window contains:
- the LOC113690622 gene encoding germin-like protein subfamily 1 member 14 gives rise to the protein MAFRFHMAAVILTLVFAIVCASDPSPLQDFCVAVPDANATVFVNGKICKDPKLVKPKDFFFPGLNKPGSTANPLGSNVTQVNVNQIPGLNTLGVSLARLDFAPYGLNPPHIHPRATEILFVLEGTLLVGFVTSNPAMNMKNKLFTKVLNPGDVFVFPQGLIHFQFNQGKTDAVAFAGFGSQNPGVITIANAVFGSDPPISPDVLTKAFQVGNDVIKKLQTQFWCDNNYNP
- the LOC113699564 gene encoding uncharacterized protein, with the protein product MAGASSSLKEYLKRYQDGNEEEDKKKKKKKKKAKQVDTGVVVVDEDPIWQKPVRIEEEEENDSADEEKPLVDEDIEVKRMKRLELLRARRPFGSISEDGSGWVSISDAPKTSNFSDKVLDISPPRRRRADTPSPEHDLRSSSGRDADLSPPRKRRVRNDTPSPEPMLRPPGTGDAESLLERTRTTRNDSPSPEPDWRSRATGADFSPPRQRQKHYLKEKDERDISPPRRRKASYDTSSSKSGFGPSESRREVVNLSPPRRQRVRHLSPSPLTREETSSPGDPDSDLSPPRRFHQDHLHTSPVADLSPPRKGRKDRYVSSDLSARQATQHLNENDAVQASSALDLSPPRKRKEKSPTSKQQVKTGLVTGQDLKEEIARKKKEDMLRFKEMDPSISGRGAEPVYRDKVTGKRMSKDEFLKSQKKEEKPKEVKLEWGKGLAQKREAEARLQELESEKDKPFARRRDDPELDRMLKERVRWGDPMAHLVKKKQFGPVMEDLGDDEKMKESGFIIPQEIPSHSWLRRGLDAAPNRYGIKPGRHWDGVDRSSGFEKQMFKRMNEKQATEREAYLWSVSDM